In a genomic window of Gouania willdenowi chromosome 11, fGouWil2.1, whole genome shotgun sequence:
- the cks1b gene encoding cyclin-dependent kinases regulatory subunit 1, with amino-acid sequence MSHKQIYYSDKYDDEKYEYRHVMLPKDIAKRVPKTHLMSETEWRNLGVQQSQGWVHYMIHQPEPHILLFRRPLPSPKA; translated from the exons ATGTCTCACAAACAGATCTACTATTCAGACAAGTATGACGATGAGAAATACGAGTACAG GCATGTAATGTTACCCAAAGATATAGCAAAACGTGTGCCCAAAACCCATTTAATGTCCGAGACCGAGTGGAGGAATCTCGGGGTCCAGCAAAGCCAAGGATGGGTGCATTATATGATCCACCAACCAG AGCCACACATCTTGCTGTTTCGTCGGCCTCTGCCGAGCCCCAAAGCGTGA
- the pbxip1a gene encoding pre-B-cell leukemia transcription factor-interacting protein 1, whose amino-acid sequence MSDHSNSTGSTGSSTNSWTLLSPEEVAIENIGHGDDGTESLGDVPSLAEELSGATPEIKQAEVPVETVLSEEGHEVCQETSPESSEGPVPSSPARMSSPAVSPLELSELDLESQPPVIHDIVTSSPSDNEHVSAMTFVTNIELRPHHNIPPVEIPSLDSSHSKEAVIDSTAQESPSFSATSDVKLPTETLTAAHNLSHTQTDSKAAPASLESHSPVSEHVAIGDFEGCTGAEEVEPPLEEELSSEEELSNEADGVSVPAGIESHSPVSEDAAIEDFEGCTGAEEPESPAEEELSSEEEEEVPPAPDVGPVPANTESWSPVHGEAAAEDFEGCTGAEEPEHPLEEDQSSGDELSPEADAVPVRAESWSPLTEEAAPGGFEGCTGAEEPEHPLEEELSSEEELSADTADPEKTPETVIQNDKQEEELSSSVDYANSSSFDDGLRRRTGPSFEPFRPKTSDEEDEEEELEFKLAEKKEEKPWFSMSKCIVGALVLLFLGSLFLSGDFDASELSDGEQSQDWLNGDPQDMKVLLDKLTQENQQITQLEAQLQSQKEELDSALKAAAKNGYEQKKADLEKENAKLKEELSFLPELKKELESLRVRVTELNQLKVEHDAAHASSAAQSDGQAGPERSKEAAEGGRLKEELHRQKGLLEESKKRLQEMKRDGSNKKLVRDNLEEIQKKLSEHVDRWEKKKPHDSKWKGNKGKNNGRDHWKKEGKEEKEWKHGKDGGWKVKQNSHKEAWRKDQDEWQRKKNERRMDREDRRKEKPWHSKVGKESEDAHHHHHRQPQQHQQNFWKDQEQKLQRNIRPQPGCSSVEACAAKERLYPVELPEFEELLEGYLSKLQGSPPDSKDKITKLTAGFFEDGVFIHDRCRFSDFAEDVADILEDMADVLEKEDNDSLEEEMEEFEREALWKFSATA is encoded by the exons ATGTCTGACCACAGCAACAGCACAGGCAGCACCGGCTCCTCCACCAACAGCTGGACCCTCCTCTCCCCCGAG GAAGTTGCCATTGAGAACATTGGGCATGGAGATGATGGCACAGAGAGTCTGGGTGACGTTCCCAGTCTCGCTGAAGAGCTATCAG GAGCTACTCCAGAGATCAAACAAGCTGAGGTTCCTGTGGAAACAGTCCTTTCTGAAGAAGGTCACGag GTCTGCCAAGAGACTTCCCCTGAGTCCAGTGAGGGACCCGTTCCCTCAAGCCCGGCTCGGATGAGCTCCCCTGCAGTCAGTCCTCTAGAACTTTCAGAACTGGACCTAGAGAGTCAGCCGCCAGTTATCCACGATATTGTTACCAGTTCCCCCAGTGACAACGAGCATGTCAGCGCCATGACGTTTGTCACCAACATAGAGCTGCGACCCCACCATAACATCCCACCTGTTGAAATCCCTTCTCTTGACTCCTCCCACTCTAAAGAAGCTGTGATCGATTCCACTGCTCAGGAGAGTCCCAGCTTCAGTGCTACGTCAGATGTTAAGCTTCCCACAGAGACCCTCACAGCTGCACATAACCTTTCCCACACTCAGACTGACTCCAAAGCAGCTCCAGCCAGTTTGGAATCCCACAGCCCGGTCAGTGAGCATGTTGCAATTGGGGACTTTGAAGGATGCACTGGAGCAGAAGAGGTGGAGCCTCCTTTAGAAGAGGAGCTTTCCTCTGAGGAAGAACTTTCTAATGAGGCTGACGGCGTCTCCGTTCCAGCTGGAATAGAATCCCACAGCCCGGTCAGTGAGGATGCTGCAATCGAGGACTTTGAAGGATGCACTGGAGCTGAAGAGCCGGAGTCTCCTGCAGAGGAGGAGCTTTcctctgaggaggaggaggaggttccTCCTGCACCTGACGTCGGCCCAGTTCCAGCTAACACTGAATCATGGAGCCCAGTCCATGGGGAGGCTGCCGCCGAGGATTTTGAAGGTTGTACCGGAGCAGAAGAGCCGGAGCATCCTTTAGAGGAGGACCAATCCTCTGGGGACGAACTTTCTCCTGAAGCCGACGCAGTTCCAGTTCGTGCTGAATCCTGGAGCCCACTCACGGAGGAAGCTGCACCAGGAGGTTTTGAAGGATGCACTGGAGCTGAAGAGCCGGAGCATCCGTTAGAGGAGGAGCTTTCCTCTGAGGAGGAGCTTTCTGCTGACACAGCAGACCCAGAAAAGACTCCGGAGACAGTTATCCAGAATGACAAACAGGAAGAAG AGCTCTCTAGCAGCGTTGACTACGCTAACTCCAGCAGCTTTGATGATGGGCTGAGGAGGAGAACGGGACCCTCATTTGAGCCCTTTAGACCAAAAACATCAGACgaggaagatgaggaggaggagctggaaTTTAAGCTGGCTGAGAAGAAAGAGGAGAAGCCATGGTTCTCCATGAGCAAGTGCATTGTGGGAGCACTGGTGCTGCTCTTCTTAGGGTCCCTGTTTCTCTCAG GTGACTTTGACGCCTCGGAGCTGAGTGATGGAGAACAAAGCCAG GACTGGCTCAATGGTGATCCCCAGGATATGAAAGTGCTTTTGGATAAACTGACTCAGGAAAACCAGCAAATCACTCAGCTGGAAGCACAGCTACAG tctCAAAAAGAAGAGCTGGACTCTGCGCTGAAGGCGGCAGCAAAAAATGGCTACGAGCAGAAAAAAGCTGATCtggaaaaagaaaatgcaaagcTGAAGGAGGAGCTGTCATTTCTGCCTGAGCTAAAGAAAGAGCTGGAGAGCCTGAGGGTTAGAGTTACTGAGTTGAATCAGCTCAAAG TTGAACATGACGCTGCTCACGCCAGCTCAGCTGCTCAGTCTGATGGCCAAGCTGGACCAGAGAGAAGTAAGGAGGCAGCAGAGGGAGGGAGGCTGAAGGAGGAACTCCACAGACAGAAAGGCCTTTTGGAGGAAAGCAAAAAACGACTGCAGGAGATGAAAAGAGACGGCAGTAATAAGAAGCTGGTCCGAGACAACTTGGAGGAGATCCAAAAGAAACTCTCTGAGCATGTTGACAGGTGGGAGAAGAAAAAGCCACACGACTCCAAGTGGAAAGGGAACAAAGGCAAAAACAACGGACGGGACCACTGGAAGAAGGAGGGGAAAGAAGAGAAGGAATGGAAACATGGAAAAGACGGAGGGTGGAAGGTGAAGCAAAATTCTCACAAGGAGGCGTGGAGGAAAGACCAGGACGAGTGGCAGAGGAAGAAGAACGAGCGCAGGATGGACAGAGAGGATAGACGGAAGGAGAAACCCTGGCACAGCAAAGTGGGAAAAGAGTCTGAAGacgctcatcatcatcatcatcgtcagcCTCAGCAGCACCAGCAGAACTTCTGGAAAGACCAGGAACAGAAGCTCCAACGCAACATCCGCCCCCAGCCGGGCTGCTCCTCCGTGGAGGCGTGCGCCGCCAAAGAGCGGCTCTACCCGGTGGAGCTGCCCGAGTTTGAGGAGCTGCTGGAGGGATACCTGAGCAAACTCCAAGGCTCCCCGCCCGACAGCAAGGACAAGATCACCAAGCTGACCGCGGGCTTCTTCGAGGATGGCGTGTTCATCCACGACCGCTGTCGGTTCAGCGACTTCGCCGAAGACGTGGCGGACATTCTAGAAGATATGGCCGACGTGTTGGAGAAGGAGGACAACGACTCCTTggaggaggagatggaggagTTTGAACGAGAGGCCCTGTGGAAGTTTTCTGCCACGGCTTGA
- the s100a11 gene encoding protein S100-A11, translating into MEDAIQTLVIQFKTYAGTDGSPNTLSKDEFCNLVTTQLPNYIKGRDARAVEKLMSSQDENNDGELTFSEFWKLIGQLVSEKEAGLS; encoded by the exons ATGGAAGATGCCATCCAAACTCTGGTCATCCAGTTTAAGACATACGCTGGGACAGACGGATCCCCCAACACACTGAGCAAAGACGAGTTCTGTAACCTGGTGACGACTCAGCTGCCAAACTACATCAAG GGCAGGGATGCGAGAGCTGTTGAAAAACTCATGAGCTCACAAGATGAGAACAACGACGGGGAGTTGACCTTTTCTGAGTTCTGGAAGCTGATTGGACAACTGGTCAGCGAAAAAGAGGCCGGCCTCAGTTAA